One window of Nitrospinota bacterium genomic DNA carries:
- a CDS encoding MFS transporter, with protein sequence MESPRPIGYLNLLKTHRPFRNLWYGQVVSELGDWLNSIAIYSLILQLSGSGMAVATAMMAKLLPIFFVSPIAGVVIDRTSRKGVMILSDVLRFFIVLGFLFVDDKGDLWLVYTLVVLEISMAGFFEPARSAIIPSLIPRQHLVSANALSGSTWSVMLAFGAALGGLVVAFFGIQTAFVLDAFTFLISAWFISRIPNSPKKTAKETEENDQGGYKNFVEGIRYLRSQPIILAFALLKSGLSVSGGVMTLIPLYANKLLTSPSAVSLWIGIMYFSRGLGAAIGPVLVRWLFGDSSRVLQSAISVGFFMGAASFLFLANSDSLIGASVSIGLATLFGSIVWVYSSSLIHLEAEERFLGRIFSMEMGFLTLFMGISNWAVGYAVDNLELTLGTVALWMAGLFLVPGFLWAGFLLFAHDRLKQGKCVTSVCPVDPSGFNPVPATTRRGDGLLTRLRPGAD encoded by the coding sequence ATGGAATCCCCGCGTCCAATTGGTTACCTCAATCTATTGAAAACCCATCGCCCCTTCCGTAACCTCTGGTACGGTCAGGTGGTCTCGGAACTCGGCGACTGGCTGAACAGCATCGCCATCTATTCCCTGATACTGCAACTCAGCGGGTCCGGAATGGCGGTGGCAACCGCGATGATGGCAAAACTGCTGCCCATCTTTTTTGTCAGTCCCATAGCGGGGGTCGTCATCGACCGCACCAGTCGTAAAGGCGTCATGATTCTTAGCGACGTGTTACGGTTCTTCATCGTTCTTGGTTTTTTATTTGTGGACGATAAAGGCGACCTTTGGCTGGTTTATACCCTGGTGGTCCTGGAAATTTCCATGGCCGGTTTTTTTGAACCGGCCCGCAGCGCCATCATTCCTTCTCTCATCCCCCGACAACACTTAGTGTCGGCCAACGCCCTGAGCGGCTCCACCTGGTCGGTCATGCTGGCGTTTGGCGCCGCCCTCGGAGGGCTGGTGGTGGCTTTTTTTGGAATCCAGACAGCGTTCGTTCTCGATGCCTTCACTTTCCTGATTTCTGCCTGGTTCATTTCCAGAATCCCCAACAGTCCGAAAAAGACCGCTAAAGAAACAGAGGAGAATGACCAGGGCGGCTATAAAAATTTTGTTGAGGGGATACGGTACCTGCGTTCTCAACCCATTATTTTAGCCTTCGCACTGTTAAAATCAGGATTGTCTGTCTCTGGCGGCGTCATGACGCTGATCCCCTTATACGCAAACAAATTATTGACCAGTCCTTCGGCGGTATCCCTATGGATCGGCATCATGTATTTTTCCCGGGGATTGGGAGCGGCTATTGGCCCGGTTCTGGTGAGATGGCTTTTCGGCGATTCATCCAGGGTCCTGCAATCCGCTATTTCCGTTGGCTTTTTCATGGGAGCGGCCTCTTTCCTGTTTTTGGCGAACTCGGACTCTCTTATAGGAGCGTCAGTGAGCATAGGATTGGCTACATTATTCGGATCGATCGTCTGGGTATACAGTTCCTCCTTGATCCATTTAGAAGCCGAGGAACGCTTTCTAGGGCGAATTTTCAGTATGGAAATGGGGTTCCTGACTCTCTTCATGGGAATCAGCAACTGGGCGGTTGGCTATGCGGTCGATAACCTGGAACTTACTCTGGGGACGGTTGCCCTCTGGATGGCCGGTCTGTTTTTGGTTCCGGGTTTCTTATGGGCAGGATTCCTGCTGTTTGCGCATGACAGACTCAAACAGGGAAAATGCGTGACGTCAGTTTGCCCTGTCGATCCGAGCGGTTTTAATCCGGTTCCGGCCACCACTCGCCGTGGGGACGGCTTGTTGACCAGGCTCCGGCCTGGAGCGGATTAG
- the def gene encoding peptide deformylase encodes MAKLEIARLGNPVLRQVAQPVNLKALNDPECDIQILIDDMVETMHEEGGVGLAAPQVSRSLQLIIIEAEDNNRYPDREDIPLTVLINPVITHYSEEKAMGWESCLSLIDFRGLVPRSTEVTVEAFNRKGEKTVVEARDFLAIVLQHEIDHLNGIVFIDRMEDFTKLSYMKEFETYWLNQKPSES; translated from the coding sequence ATGGCCAAACTTGAAATTGCAAGGTTGGGAAATCCTGTGCTGCGTCAGGTCGCCCAACCTGTGAATTTAAAAGCGCTGAATGATCCTGAATGTGACATTCAGATTTTGATTGATGACATGGTGGAAACCATGCACGAAGAAGGAGGCGTTGGGCTGGCAGCGCCCCAGGTGTCCCGGTCTCTTCAACTCATCATTATTGAAGCCGAGGACAATAATAGATATCCCGATCGAGAGGATATTCCGTTGACGGTTCTGATCAATCCCGTGATCACCCATTACAGTGAGGAAAAAGCAATGGGTTGGGAGAGTTGTTTGAGTCTGATTGATTTTCGTGGGCTGGTTCCCCGGTCAACAGAAGTGACGGTGGAGGCCTTTAATCGTAAGGGGGAAAAGACCGTTGTCGAGGCCAGGGATTTTTTGGCGATCGTTCTTCAGCATGAGATAGACCATTTGAATGGAATTGTTTTTATCGACCGCATGGAAGATTTTACCAAGCTATCCTACATGAAAGAGTTTGAAACCTACTGGCTGAATCAAAAGCCAAGTGAGTCTTGA
- a CDS encoding HU family DNA-binding protein has protein sequence MTKDELITSIIKSCKDDNLSKRLAGDIVDAAFDNMSKAIKKDKRFAYPGFGTFTVRNRKARKGRNPQTGEEIKIKASKTVGFKPAPTLKSSL, from the coding sequence TTGACTAAAGACGAATTGATCACCAGTATAATCAAAAGTTGTAAAGATGATAATCTATCTAAAAGGTTGGCAGGTGATATTGTCGATGCAGCTTTCGATAACATGTCCAAAGCAATTAAAAAAGACAAACGGTTTGCGTATCCTGGTTTTGGAACTTTCACAGTAAGAAATCGGAAAGCCCGGAAAGGGAGGAACCCGCAAACGGGAGAGGAAATCAAAATTAAAGCCAGTAAGACTGTTGGCTTTAAACCCGCCCCTACATTGAAAAGCTCTCTATAA
- a CDS encoding SPOR domain-containing protein produces the protein MSATPSEEIFSKDRNLAVAFTIHASSHMDYPMATQAVNEMRKLGFNAYSAPVNISRNRKIYRVYVGRFASLDLAHELISELRKHDISKHAIPVKKPYAFLMGEYDHENEAESLMLNLRSLGLSPLLFTFSEKEFLNPKFRVLVGAFTTEKDATRLSDDLKARQLTYKLMTP, from the coding sequence GTGTCGGCAACGCCGAGCGAAGAAATTTTTTCAAAGGACCGAAACCTCGCCGTTGCATTTACCATCCATGCTTCCAGCCATATGGATTATCCCATGGCCACCCAGGCCGTCAATGAGATGAGAAAGTTGGGCTTCAATGCTTATTCTGCGCCGGTAAATATTTCCAGAAATAGAAAAATTTACCGGGTTTACGTGGGCCGTTTTGCGAGTCTGGATTTAGCGCACGAACTGATCTCGGAACTTAGAAAGCATGATATTTCCAAGCATGCGATTCCTGTAAAAAAACCTTATGCGTTTTTGATGGGAGAGTATGACCATGAAAATGAAGCAGAGAGTTTGATGCTTAACCTGAGGTCCTTGGGCTTGTCTCCATTATTGTTTACCTTCAGCGAAAAAGAATTTTTGAATCCCAAGTTCAGAGTCTTGGTTGGAGCGTTTACGACGGAGAAGGATGCGACCCGGTTATCTGATGATCTGAAGGCCAGACAGCTCACATATAAACTCATGACTCCTTAA